A stretch of the Alnus glutinosa chromosome 6, dhAlnGlut1.1, whole genome shotgun sequence genome encodes the following:
- the LOC133870835 gene encoding dihydroorotate dehydrogenase (quinone), mitochondrial, which produces MAFSASRKLSRHLWNKKVILGPLVSARHCSSSAQAAPKIPHSPKKGRLLTGATIGLVIAGGAYVSTVDEATFCGWLFSATKIVNPFFALLDPEVAHRLAVSAAARGWVPREKRPDPPNIGLEVWGRNFSNPIGLAAGFDKNAEAIDGLLGLGFGFVEVGSVTPVPQEGNPKPRIFRLPQEGAIINRCGFNSEGIVAVAKRLGAQHGKRKLDETSSSSSSSIDEVKHGGKAGPGILGVNLGKNKTSEDAAADYVQGVHTLSQYADYLVINVSSPNTPGLRMLQGRKQLKDLVKKVQAARDEMQWGEEGPPPLLVKIAPDLSKEDLEDIAAVALALRLDGLIISNTTVSRPDPVSKNPVAAEAGGLSGKPLFNLSTNILKDMYILTRGKIPLIGCGGISSGEEAYQKVRAGATLIQLYTAFAYGGPALIPQMKAELAECLERDGFKSILEAVGADCR; this is translated from the exons ATGGCGTTCAGTGCTTCAAGGAAATTATCCAGACATCTTTGGAACAAAAAAGTAATATTGGGTCCTCTTGTAAGTGCCAGACATTGCTCTTCTTCTGCACAAGCTGCTCCTAAAATCCCTCACTCTCCCAAGAAG GGAAGGTTATTGACGGGAGCCACAATAGGCCTAGTTATAGCTGGAGGAGCTTATGTGAGTACTGTGGATGAAGCAACTTTCTG TGGCTGGCTATTCTCGGCAACGAAAATTGTGAATCCTTTCTTTGCCCTTCTAGATCCGGAGGTTGCTCACAGACTAGCTGTCTCTGCGGCAGCCCGTGGTTGGGTTCCAAGAGAGAAGAGGCCTGATCCACCCAATATAGGCCTAGAAGTTTGGGGAAGGAACTTCTCCAACCCTATAGGTCTAGCTGCCGGCTTTGATAAGAATGCCGAGGCTATTGATGGGTTACTTGGTTTAGGCTTTGGCTTTGTAGAGGTTGGCTCTGTTACCCCTGTTCCACAGGAGGGAAATCCAAAACCTCGCATCTTTAGATTGCCCCAGGAAGG TGCTATCATCAACCGGTGCGGTTTCAATAGTGAAGGAATTGTTGCTGTTGCAAAGCGGTTGGGTGCCCAGCATGGTAAGAGGAAGTTGGATGAAACTTCAAGCAGTTCATCTTCCTCCATTGATGAAGTCAAACATGGAGGCAAAGCTGGACCTGGCATTCTTGGGGTCAATCTTGGAAAGAATAAGACAAGTGAAGATGCTGCTGCTGATTATGTACAAGGGGTTCATACATTGTCCCAGTATGCTGACTACTtg GTGATTAATGTTTCATCACCCAATACCCCAGGGTTGCGTATGCTTCAGGGAAGAAAGCAATTGAAGGACCTTGTAAAGAAG GTTCAAGCTGCTCGTGATGAAATGCAATGGGGAGAGGAGGGCCCACCCCCTTTGCTTGTGAAAATCGCTCCAGACCTGTCTAAAGAAGACCTTGAAGATATTGCAGCA GTTGCCCTTGCTCTCCGCTTGGATGGATTG ATAATATCAAATACAACAGTTTCAAGACCAGATCCTGTAAGTAAAAACCCAGTGGCCGCAGAAGCTGGTGGCTTAAGTGGGAAGCCTCTTTTTAATCTCTCTACCAACATCTTAAAGGACATGTACATTCTAACAAGG GGAAAGATCCCTTTAATAGGCTGTGGGGGCATTAGCAG TGGTGAGGAAGCATATCAAAAAGTTCGAGCTGGAGCAACTCTTATTCAGCTTTATACAGCATTTGCTTATGGGGGACCTGCCCTTATTCCTCAGATGAAG gctGAACTGGCCGAGTGCTTAGAAAGGGATGGTTTTAAGTCCATCCTTGAAGCAGTTGGTGCAGATTGCAGATAA
- the LOC133871786 gene encoding EIN3-binding F-box protein 1 gives MSKLFGFSGDDDFCPRGSIYPNPKESSLFLSLGSHVDVYFPPRKRSRISAPFVFSGERVEQKKQVSIDVLPDECLFEIFRRLPGGQEKSACASVSKRWLTLLSNICRDEFCSNSTTEYLKPEEKSAENKAEDPEIESDGCLSRSLEGKKATDVRLAAIAVGTASRGGLGKLLIRGSNSARRVTDVGLRAIARGCPSLRVLSLWNLSSVGDEGLCEIANGCHQLEKLEICQCSEITDKALLAVAKHCPNLTDLTIESCSKIGNEGLQAIGRCCPNLKSISIKDCPLLGDHGVASLLASTSYVLTKVKLQALNITDVSLAVIGHYGKAVTDLALISLPNVSERGFWVMSNGHGLQKLKSFSITSCRGVTDTGLEAVGKGCPNLKQFCLRKCALLSDSGLVSFAKAAGSLESLQLEECHRITQVGFFGLLNCGAKLKALAMVNCLGIKDLNMGLHLPSPCKFLRSLSIRNCPGFGDASLAVLGKLCPQLQHLDLSGLQGITDAGFLPLLDNFEAGLVKVNLSGCVNLTDKVVLSLAELHGWTIEMLNLDGCWKISDASMVAIAENCQLLGDLDVSKCMITDCGIAALALANQQLNLQMLSVSGCSLITDKSLTALEKLGQNLLGLNLQHCNAISISTVELLVEQLWRCDILH, from the exons ATGTCTAAGCTCTTCGGTTTCAGTG GAGATGATGATTTTTGCCCTCGGGGGTCAATATACCCAAACCCCAAGGAATCTAGCCTCTTTTTGTCACTTGGTAGTCATGTGGATGTTTATTTTCCTCCTCGCAAGAGGTCTCGCATCAGCGCTCCATTTGTTTTCAGTGGAGAAAGGGTTGAGCAGAAGAAGCAGGTCTCTATTGATGTTCTGCCAGATGAATGCCTCTTTGAGATCTTCAGGAGGTTGCCTGGAGGCCAGGAGAAGAGTGCCTGTGCATCTGTTTCCAAGCGTTGGCTTACTCTTTTGAGCAATATCTGTAGGGATGAATTCTGCAGCAACTCAACCACTGAATATTTGAAGCCTGAGGAAAAGAGTGCTGAGAATAAGGCTGAAGATCCAGAAATTGAGAGTGATGGATGCCTTTCTAGGAGCTTGGAAGGGAAGAAGGCAACAGATGTTAGACTTGCTGCCATTGCTGTTGGAACTGCTAGTCGTGGTGGTTTGGGAAAGCTTTTGATCCGGGGAAGCAATTCTGCTCGCAGGGTGACTGACGTTGGTCTCAGGGCAATTGCTCGTGGCTGCCCTTCTCTGAGGGTGCTTTCTCTGTGGAATCTTTCTTCTGTAGGAGATGAAGGTCTGTGTGAGATTGCTAATGGGTGTCACCAGCTTGAAAAGCTTGAAATTTGCCAGTGCTCTGAAATTACTGACAAGGCTTTGCTTGCAGTTGCCAAACACTGTCCTAATCTGACTGATTTGACAATAGAGTCCTGTTCAAAAATTGGGAATGAAGGCCTGCAAGCTATTGGGCGCTGCTGCCCCAATCTGAAGTCCATTTCCATTAAAGATTGCCCCCTTCTTGGAGATCATGGAGTTGCAAGTTTATTAGCTTCTACCTCTTATGTCCTAACTAAGGTGAAGCTGCAGGCTTTGAACATTACTGATGTGTCTCTGGCTGTTATTGGACACTATGGCAAGGCTGTAACTGATCTTGCCCTCATTAGCCTCCCAAATGTGAGTGAGAGGGGCTTCTGGGTCATGAGCAATGGTCATGGGTTGCAGAAATTGAAATCCTTCTCAATTACATCATGCCGAGGAGTAACAGATACCGGGCTTGAAGCTGTGGGCAAAGGGTGCCCAAACTTAAAACAGTTCTGTCTCCGTAAGTGTGCTTTGTTATCTGATAGTGGGCTGGTCTCTTTTGCCAAAGCTGCAGGGTCACTTGAGAGCCTGCAATTGGAAGAGTGCCACAGGATCACCCAAGTTGGGTTTTTTGGTTTACTTAACTGTGGTGCAAAATTGAAGGCTCTTGCTATGGTGAACTGCCTGGGTATTAAGGATCTAAATATGGGATTGCATCTACCATCTCCTTGCAAATTCCTGCGATCATTGTCCATCCGTAATTGCCCTGGGTTTGGTGATGCTAGCCTGGCTGTGTTGGGGAAGCTGTGTCCTCAACTGCAGCATCTAGACTTGAGTGGGCTTCAGGGAATAACAGATGCTGGGTTTCTCCCACTGCTTGACAACTTTGAGGCTGGTCTGGTGAAGGTTAATCTTAGCGGTTGCGTGAATTTGACAGACAAAGTGGTTCTATCCTTGGCTGAACTGCATGGTTGGACTATTGAAATGCTAAATCTCGATGGTTGTTGGAAGATCAGTGATGCAAGCATGGTTGCAATAGCAGAAAACTGCCAATTGCTTGGTGATCTTGATGTTTCAAAGTGCATGATCACCGATTGTGGGATTGCAGCACTGGCCCTGGCAAACCAACAGCTCAATCTCCAGATGCTCTCAGTTTCAGGGTGCTCTTTGATAACGGACAAAAGCTTGACTGCCTTGGAAAAATTGGGCCAGAACCTCTTGGGGTTGAATCTCCAACACTGCAATGCCATCAGCATTAGCACTGTTGAGCTGCTTGTGGAGCAGCTATGGAGGTGTGACATCCTTCACTAA